The Kineococcus radiotolerans SRS30216 = ATCC BAA-149 genomic interval GACCGCCTACCGCTCCCTGCCCGTCGCCACCCTGCAGGGCAAGGTGGTCCTGGACACCATCAACTACTACGCCACCCGTGACGGGCACATCGAGGACCTGGACTCCGGACGGATCACGACGTCCGAGCTCGTCCAGGCCCACCTGCTCGGAGCCCGCACGGTCAAGGCCTTCAACAACATCGCCGCCTTCCACATCCCCGCCCTGGCCCGCCCGGCCGGGGCAGCCGACCGGTCGGCGTTGCCGATCGCCGGGGACGACGCCATGGCTAGGGCGGAGGCAGCGGATCTCATCGGTCGTCTCGGGTTCGACACCGTCGATGCCGGTCCGCTCTCGCAGAGCTGGCGCTTCGAACCCGAGACCGCCGCCTACGCGCCGGCGTACGCCGCTGACCCCGCGGCGGTGCTGCGGGGCTGGCAGCAGATGGTGGACGACTTGCGCGCGGGCCGGGCTCCGCGGCTGCCCGCCCCCGACGCCGGCTCCCCCTTGTCCGCTGCGCGACTGGGGAAGCTGCTGGCCGGTGCCGAGCGCAAGCTGACCGCTGACCGGATCGTGGCCTGAGCCCCTTCCAGCGCCACAGACGCGGGCCGGCGGGTCCGAGGAGGCACTACCAGTGGCGCGGGAGCCGGTCGAGCTGTTGTCCAGCACGATGCGCCCGCAGCGCGCTCATCGGCAAGACCGCGACGTCGCCGGCTGTCCACGACCGCGCACCGAGCGCGGGATGACCGTGCGTTCCGGCTGTGTGGTGCCAGGGCGGAGGCGGTGAACGGCCCCCTGGTGGGCCTGAACCCGACATGATCGGTTGATGACCCACCCCGTGACGCGCCCACGGCCGCTGCGGCCCCACCGGCCGGCGCGAGCGGTTGTCATCGTCTGCGTCCTCGTGGCCCTGGTACTCGGGGGTCTCCACGCCTACCGCGCAGCGCGACCGTGCGGGGTGGGCGTCGGGGACCCGGAGGATGCGGTGTTCGGGGTGCTGCGGGCCATTGAGGGCGAGGACGAGCGCGGTCTGTGTCAGCGCGTAGGCGCGGGCTACACCATTTCCACCGTCCAGGATC includes:
- a CDS encoding NADPH-dependent F420 reductase, which codes for MTTLGIIGSGSIGTAIARLAIAAGLDVVLSNSRTPDTLTETVAALGAAARAATPEEAARAGDQVVVAVPLTAYRSLPVATLQGKVVLDTINYYATRDGHIEDLDSGRITTSELVQAHLLGARTVKAFNNIAAFHIPALARPAGAADRSALPIAGDDAMARAEAADLIGRLGFDTVDAGPLSQSWRFEPETAAYAPAYAADPAAVLRGWQQMVDDLRAGRAPRLPAPDAGSPLSAARLGKLLAGAERKLTADRIVA